The proteins below are encoded in one region of Haloterrigena turkmenica DSM 5511:
- a CDS encoding GDSL-type esterase/lipase family protein, translating to MRHDGIQFHNVGDVRSLEGRDGKLLQRVPEAVRTELNDGAQSRMRRPAGVELRFVPDGSATVTLSMIPDENAEESTVRVFWGPIQGSTAVVDSEPTEIEISMPEKLADLEPSAVEDLAFDPRVCRIQLSGEHRSGPIAYHGLEGDVRSPREDELPDRRYLAYGTSITEGAAPLAEHLTYVSQTARRLDADPINLGSCGTAYCDAAMADHIAERDDWDIATLAISVNMVGTFDPAEFHARAERMVDRVASANPEKPVVAITVFPHSRDVCRSNGETERCERFREELREVVAETPHENVSLLEGADLLPTIGGLTTDLVHPGDDAMITIGESLAAELEPLLED from the coding sequence ATGCGCCACGACGGGATCCAGTTTCACAACGTCGGCGACGTGCGATCGCTCGAGGGTCGAGACGGGAAACTGCTGCAACGGGTTCCCGAGGCCGTCAGAACGGAACTGAACGACGGCGCGCAGTCGCGGATGCGCCGCCCCGCGGGCGTCGAACTCCGGTTCGTCCCCGACGGCTCCGCGACGGTGACGCTCTCGATGATTCCCGACGAAAACGCCGAGGAAAGCACCGTCCGCGTCTTCTGGGGCCCGATTCAGGGTTCGACGGCCGTCGTCGATTCCGAGCCGACGGAAATCGAGATCTCGATGCCGGAGAAACTCGCCGACCTCGAGCCGTCGGCCGTCGAGGACCTCGCGTTCGATCCCCGCGTCTGTCGGATCCAGTTATCGGGCGAGCACCGCAGCGGGCCGATAGCCTATCACGGCCTCGAGGGCGACGTCCGGTCGCCCCGCGAGGACGAACTGCCCGATCGGCGCTACCTCGCGTACGGCACCTCGATCACCGAGGGCGCGGCGCCGCTGGCCGAGCACCTGACCTACGTCAGCCAGACGGCCCGTCGGCTCGACGCCGATCCGATCAACCTCGGCTCCTGTGGCACCGCCTACTGCGACGCCGCGATGGCCGACCACATCGCCGAGCGCGACGACTGGGATATCGCGACGCTCGCGATCTCGGTGAACATGGTCGGCACGTTCGACCCGGCGGAGTTTCACGCCCGCGCCGAGCGCATGGTCGACCGAGTCGCGAGTGCCAATCCGGAGAAACCCGTCGTCGCCATCACCGTCTTCCCTCATTCTCGGGACGTCTGTCGGAGCAACGGCGAGACCGAACGCTGCGAGCGGTTCCGCGAGGAACTCCGCGAGGTCGTCGCCGAAACGCCCCACGAGAACGTGTCACTGCTCGAGGGGGCAGACCTGCTGCCGACTATCGGCGGGCTCACCACTGATCTGGTCCATCCCGGCGACGACGCGATGATCACGATAGGCGAGAGCCTCGCCGCCGAACTCGAGCCGTTGCTCGAGGACTGA